One part of the Burkholderia vietnamiensis LMG 10929 genome encodes these proteins:
- a CDS encoding urea amidolyase associated protein UAAP1, translating into MSPSPQAVLAPPPHIGWEALIPAGTHWSGILRRGLALRIVDIEGGANLSAVFHRQEDLLERYNMADTLKAQHTAHLTRGHALYTDMGRVIASITADTLGWHDPLGGVGDARLFASKYGTTSYQAVRNAMVRNGRDSLVLELAKYGLSARDLAANVNFFSRLDTGDDGALDFVVGHSPAGSTLDLRFEMNTLAAFSTAPHPLDPRADYAPKPVKLIAYRAYPADGAAPDDDPCRCACAENTRGFANTDRLFA; encoded by the coding sequence ATGTCGCCGAGCCCCCAAGCCGTTCTCGCCCCGCCGCCACACATCGGGTGGGAAGCCTTGATTCCCGCCGGAACCCACTGGTCCGGCATCCTGCGCCGCGGCCTCGCGCTGCGCATCGTCGATATCGAAGGCGGCGCGAACCTGTCCGCCGTCTTTCATCGCCAGGAAGATCTGCTCGAACGCTACAACATGGCCGATACGCTGAAGGCGCAGCACACCGCGCATCTGACGCGCGGTCATGCGCTGTACACGGACATGGGTCGCGTGATCGCGTCGATCACGGCCGACACGCTGGGCTGGCACGACCCGCTCGGCGGCGTCGGCGATGCGCGGCTCTTTGCGAGCAAGTACGGCACGACGTCGTATCAGGCCGTGCGCAACGCGATGGTCCGCAACGGCCGCGACAGCCTCGTGCTCGAGCTCGCGAAATACGGCTTGTCGGCGCGCGACCTCGCGGCGAACGTCAACTTCTTCAGCAGGCTCGACACCGGCGACGACGGCGCGCTCGATTTCGTCGTCGGACATTCGCCGGCCGGCAGCACGCTCGACCTGCGCTTCGAGATGAACACGCTCGCGGCGTTCTCGACCGCGCCGCATCCGCTCGACCCGCGCGCCGACTATGCGCCGAAGCCCGTGAAGCTGATCGCCTACCGCGCGTATCCGGCCGACGGCGCGGCACCCGACGACGACCCGTGCCGGTGCGCCTGCGCGGAAAACACGCGCGGCTTCGCCAACACCGACCGTCTGTTCGCCTAA
- a CDS encoding urea amidolyase associated protein UAAP2, which yields MPIIESRLDPRDAIHDTTLPAGEPWLHDLKRGQIFRILDLEGNQAVDTLFYRTDDTDERYSAQDTIRAQRNLYLSAGSVLLSSRGNPMATIVADTCGRHDTLGGACAAESNSVRYALDKRYMHNCRDSFLNAITHCACGAGAGLTKRDLVGNVNFFMNVPVTPSGGLTFEDGISAPGKYVEMRAEMDVTVLISNCPQLNNPCNGYNPTPVRLLVWEAR from the coding sequence ATGCCGATCATCGAAAGCCGTCTCGACCCGCGCGACGCGATCCACGACACCACGCTGCCCGCGGGCGAACCGTGGCTGCACGACCTGAAGCGCGGCCAGATCTTCCGGATCCTCGACCTCGAAGGCAACCAGGCCGTCGACACGCTGTTCTACCGCACCGACGACACCGACGAACGCTATAGCGCGCAGGACACGATCCGCGCGCAGCGCAACCTGTACCTGAGCGCCGGCAGCGTGCTGCTGTCGAGCCGCGGCAACCCGATGGCGACGATCGTCGCCGACACCTGCGGGCGTCATGACACGCTCGGCGGCGCGTGCGCGGCTGAGAGCAACAGCGTGCGCTACGCGCTCGACAAGCGCTACATGCACAACTGCCGCGACAGCTTCCTCAACGCGATCACGCACTGCGCGTGCGGTGCCGGCGCAGGGCTCACGAAGCGCGACCTCGTCGGCAACGTCAACTTCTTCATGAACGTGCCCGTCACGCCGAGCGGCGGGCTCACGTTCGAGGACGGCATCTCGGCGCCCGGCAAGTACGTCGAGATGCGCGCGGAGATGGACGTCACGGTGCTGATCTCGAACTGCCCGCAGCTGAACAATCCGTGCAACGGCTACAACCCGACGCCGGTGCGCCTGCTCGTCTGGGAGGCCCGATGA
- the uca gene encoding urea carboxylase produces MRFAKVLVANRGEIACRVIRTLKRLGIASVAIYSDADRDARHVALADEAIRVGPAPAADSYLNVAAILAAAHATGAQAVHPGYGFLSEHAGFADACEAAGLRFIGPRGEHMRAFGLKHTARELAAAHGVALLPGTGLLGDVAAALAAADAIGYPVMLKSTAGGGGIGMSLCRDAAQLDAAFDSVVRLGNVNFAHAGVYLEKFVEHARHIEVQIFGDGRGGAIALGERDCSVQRRNQKVIEETPAPDLTAAERDALHASAVRLARAVGYASAGTVEFVFDASARHFYFLEVNTRLQVEHCVTEAVTGIDLVEWMILQAEGDLPPLDALAVAPRGASIQVRLYAEDPNKQFQPSAGLLTHVAFPDDVRVDGWIEAGTEISAHYDPLLAKLIVRGDTRRDALAALQAALARTELYGIETNLDYLRAIAGSDTFAHGAPTTAFLSRFAFAPHTIDVLDGGMQTTVQQAPGRVGYWSVGVPPSGPMDDRAFDLANALLGNPRDAAGLEFTMVGATLRFNTATLFVLGGAPLAATLDGEPAPFWQVLRARPGAVLKLGGVTGAGVRACLAVKGGLQVPDYLGSKATFTLGQFGGHAGRALRRGDVLHLHAVAARGDAGATLPAAEIPALTHAWTLGVLDGPHGAPDFFTPDDIAMLYGTQWTVHYNSSRTGVRLIGPKPQWARADGGEAGLHPSNIHDNAYAIGAVDFTGDMPVILGPDGPSLGGFVCPVTVVRDELWKLGQLRPGDTVQFVRVAADVVSALPGGAADGAIASNTAETDAAASSATQTFVTAPAAALAPAAPAVITGSTAEPSEPGDCILARDASAGGGIGVVYRRSGDRNVLVEYGPLVLDLNLRFRVHALMCWLDAHRLPGMLDLTPGIRSLQVQFDPRTLPLDALLVHLQAAERELPDVTDMRVPNRIVHLPLSWDDPSTRVAIERYMQSVRPDAPWCPSNIEFIRRINGLAHIDDVKRIVFDARYLVMGLGDVYLGAPVATPIDPRHRLVTTKYNPARTWTPENAVGIGGAYLCVYGMEGPGGYQFVGRTVQMWNRHRTTREFEAGKPWLLRFFDEIRFYEVSEAELSALRADFIAGRAALKIEESVFDLRAYNGFLRDEADSIAAFKASQQAAFDAERERWRAAGHAEYVGDAEPGDAQAARVAGALDATQRAIAADVSGSVWKVLVEAGERVTEGQVVAIVESMKMEVAVTATESGTIETIDCAPGAAVVAGQRLMVMKAGAAEEVA; encoded by the coding sequence ATGAGATTCGCCAAAGTCCTCGTCGCGAACCGCGGCGAAATCGCGTGCCGCGTGATCCGGACGCTGAAGCGCCTCGGCATCGCGTCCGTCGCGATCTATTCCGATGCCGATCGCGACGCGCGCCACGTGGCGCTCGCCGACGAAGCGATACGCGTCGGCCCCGCGCCGGCCGCCGACAGCTATCTGAACGTCGCGGCGATCCTCGCGGCCGCGCACGCAACCGGCGCGCAGGCCGTGCATCCCGGCTACGGCTTCCTGTCCGAGCATGCGGGCTTCGCCGACGCATGCGAGGCGGCCGGCCTGCGTTTCATCGGCCCGCGCGGCGAGCACATGCGCGCGTTCGGCCTCAAGCACACCGCGCGCGAGCTTGCCGCCGCGCACGGCGTCGCGCTGCTGCCCGGCACCGGGCTGCTCGGCGACGTCGCGGCGGCGCTTGCCGCAGCCGATGCGATCGGCTATCCGGTGATGCTCAAGAGCACGGCCGGCGGCGGCGGCATCGGCATGTCGCTGTGCCGCGATGCGGCGCAGCTCGACGCGGCGTTTGACTCCGTCGTGAGGCTCGGCAACGTGAACTTCGCGCATGCGGGCGTCTATCTGGAGAAGTTCGTCGAGCATGCGCGGCACATCGAAGTGCAGATTTTCGGCGACGGCCGCGGCGGCGCGATCGCGCTCGGCGAGCGCGATTGCTCGGTGCAGCGGCGCAACCAGAAGGTGATCGAGGAAACGCCCGCGCCCGACTTGACCGCCGCCGAACGCGACGCGCTGCACGCGAGCGCGGTGCGGCTCGCGCGCGCGGTCGGCTACGCGTCGGCCGGCACGGTCGAGTTCGTGTTCGACGCGAGCGCGCGGCACTTCTATTTTCTCGAGGTCAACACGCGCTTGCAGGTCGAGCATTGCGTGACCGAAGCGGTGACGGGCATCGATCTCGTCGAATGGATGATCCTGCAGGCCGAAGGCGATCTGCCGCCGCTCGACGCGCTCGCCGTCGCGCCGCGCGGCGCGAGCATCCAGGTGCGGCTCTACGCGGAGGACCCGAACAAGCAGTTCCAGCCGAGCGCGGGGCTGCTCACGCACGTCGCGTTTCCCGACGACGTGCGCGTCGACGGCTGGATCGAGGCGGGCACGGAGATCAGCGCGCATTACGATCCGCTGCTCGCGAAACTGATCGTGCGCGGCGACACGCGCCGCGATGCGCTGGCCGCGCTGCAGGCCGCGCTGGCGCGCACCGAGCTGTACGGGATCGAGACCAACCTCGACTACCTGCGCGCGATCGCCGGCTCGGACACGTTCGCGCACGGCGCGCCGACCACCGCGTTCCTGTCGCGCTTCGCGTTCGCGCCGCATACGATCGACGTGCTCGACGGCGGCATGCAGACCACCGTGCAGCAGGCGCCGGGGCGCGTCGGCTACTGGAGCGTCGGCGTGCCGCCGTCGGGGCCGATGGACGACCGCGCGTTCGACCTCGCGAACGCGCTGCTCGGCAACCCGCGCGACGCGGCCGGGCTCGAATTCACGATGGTCGGCGCGACGCTGCGCTTCAACACGGCGACGCTGTTCGTGCTCGGCGGCGCGCCGCTCGCGGCGACCCTCGACGGCGAGCCTGCGCCGTTCTGGCAGGTGTTGCGCGCGCGGCCGGGCGCGGTGCTGAAGCTCGGCGGCGTGACCGGCGCGGGCGTGCGCGCATGCCTCGCGGTGAAAGGCGGGCTGCAGGTGCCCGACTATCTCGGCAGCAAGGCGACCTTCACGCTCGGCCAGTTCGGCGGCCACGCGGGGCGCGCGCTGCGCCGCGGCGACGTGCTGCACCTGCACGCCGTCGCCGCGCGCGGCGACGCCGGTGCGACGCTGCCCGCGGCCGAGATTCCCGCGCTCACGCATGCGTGGACGCTCGGCGTGCTCGACGGTCCGCACGGTGCGCCGGACTTCTTCACGCCGGACGACATCGCGATGCTCTACGGCACGCAATGGACGGTTCACTACAACTCTAGCCGCACGGGCGTGCGGCTGATCGGCCCGAAGCCGCAATGGGCGCGGGCCGACGGCGGCGAGGCCGGCCTGCATCCGTCGAACATCCACGACAACGCATACGCGATCGGCGCCGTCGATTTCACCGGCGACATGCCGGTGATCCTCGGCCCGGACGGGCCGAGCCTCGGCGGCTTCGTGTGTCCGGTCACGGTCGTGCGCGACGAGCTGTGGAAGCTCGGCCAGCTGCGGCCGGGCGATACCGTGCAGTTCGTGCGCGTGGCGGCGGACGTGGTGTCGGCGTTGCCGGGTGGGGCGGCCGACGGCGCTATAGCCTCGAATACCGCCGAAACAGATGCGGCCGCGAGTAGTGCGACGCAAACCTTCGTCACGGCCCCGGCCGCCGCGCTCGCGCCCGCCGCGCCGGCCGTCATAACCGGCTCGACCGCCGAGCCCAGCGAGCCCGGCGACTGCATACTGGCGCGCGACGCATCGGCCGGCGGCGGCATCGGCGTCGTCTACCGGCGCTCCGGCGATCGCAACGTGCTCGTCGAATACGGGCCGCTCGTGCTCGACCTGAACCTGCGTTTTCGCGTGCATGCGCTGATGTGCTGGCTCGACGCGCATCGTCTGCCCGGCATGCTCGACCTGACGCCGGGCATCCGTTCGCTGCAGGTGCAGTTCGACCCGCGCACGCTGCCGCTCGATGCGCTGCTCGTGCATCTGCAGGCCGCCGAGCGCGAACTGCCCGACGTAACCGACATGCGCGTGCCGAACCGCATCGTGCATCTGCCGCTGTCGTGGGACGATCCGTCGACCCGCGTCGCGATCGAGCGCTACATGCAATCGGTGCGGCCCGATGCGCCGTGGTGCCCGAGCAACATCGAGTTCATCCGCCGCATCAACGGCCTCGCCCACATCGACGACGTGAAGCGCATCGTGTTCGACGCGCGCTATCTGGTGATGGGGCTCGGCGACGTCTATCTCGGCGCGCCCGTCGCGACGCCGATCGATCCGCGGCACCGGCTCGTGACCACCAAATACAACCCCGCCCGCACGTGGACGCCCGAGAATGCGGTCGGCATCGGCGGCGCGTACCTGTGCGTGTACGGGATGGAAGGGCCGGGCGGCTACCAGTTCGTCGGCCGCACGGTGCAGATGTGGAACCGTCATCGGACCACGCGCGAATTCGAAGCCGGCAAGCCGTGGCTGCTGCGCTTCTTCGATGAGATTCGCTTCTACGAAGTGAGCGAAGCGGAGCTGAGCGCGCTGCGCGCGGATTTCATCGCGGGCCGCGCGGCGCTGAAGATCGAGGAATCGGTATTCGACCTGCGCGCATACAACGGCTTCCTGCGCGACGAGGCCGATTCGATCGCCGCGTTCAAGGCCTCGCAGCAGGCCGCGTTCGACGCGGAGCGCGAGCGCTGGCGCGCGGCCGGGCATGCGGAATACGTCGGCGACGCCGAGCCGGGCGACGCGCAAGCGGCGCGCGTCGCGGGCGCGCTCGACGCTACGCAGCGCGCGATTGCGGCGGACGTGTCGGGCAGCGTCTGGAAGGTGCTGGTCGAAGCCGGCGAGCGCGTGACCGAAGGTCAGGTCGTCGCGATCGTCGAGTCGATGAAGATGGAGGTGGCGGTGACGGCAACGGAAAGCGGCACGATCGAGACGATCGATTGCGCGCCGGGCGCGGCGGTGGTGGCCGGGCAGCGGCTGATGGTGATGAAGGCGGGCGCCGCCGAGGAGGTCGCATGA